From Phalacrocorax carbo chromosome 6, bPhaCar2.1, whole genome shotgun sequence, a single genomic window includes:
- the PIGC gene encoding phosphatidylinositol N-acetylglucosaminyltransferase subunit C, whose amino-acid sequence MGPVPGRRWQKVLYERQPFPDNYVDQRFLEELRKNVHARRYQYKAVVFQSGAVVQQLCSVCVFVVTWWYMDAGMLSPQGLFGAALVSSLLGYVLFDAVDGGAGRRESGRTRWANLKSTLVFTAFTYGFSPVLKTLTESISTDTIYAMSALMLLGHLIFFDYGANAAIVSSTLSLNMAIFASVCLASRLPRSLHAFVMVTFAMQIFALWPMLQKKLKAQTPRCYVGVTVLFALAALAGLATVSTVGAVLFASLLLAISCLCPYCLIRLQLLKDNIHGPWDEAEIKEDLSRFLM is encoded by the coding sequence ATGGGCCCGGTCCCCGGGCGGCGGTGGCAGAAGGTGCTGTACGAGCGGCAGCCCTTCCCCGACAACTACGTGGACCAGCGGTTCCTGGAGGAGCTGCGGAAGAACGTGCACGCCCGCCGGTACCAGTACAAGGCCGTCGTCTTCCAGTCGGGAGCGGtggtgcagcagctctgcagcgtCTGCGTCTTCGTCGTTACCTGGTGGTACATGGACGCTGGGATGCTGAGCCCGCAAGGGCTTTTCGGGGCGGCCCTGGTCTCCTCCCTGCTCGGCTATGTCCTCTTTGACGCCGTGgacggcggggccgggcggcgggagAGCGGGCGGACACGGTGGGCCAACCTGAAGAGCACGCTGGTGTTCACCGCCTTCACCTACGGCTTCTCGCCGGTGCTAAAGACGCTGACGGAGTCCATCAGCACAGACACCATCTACGCCATGTCAGCTCTCATGCTCCTTGGCCATCTCATCTTCTTCGACTACGGCGCCAACGCCGCCATCGTCTCCAGCACACTGTCCCTCAACATGGCCATCTTTGCCTCCGTGTGCCTGGCCTCCCGCCTGCCTCGCTCCCTCCATGCCTTCGTCATGGTCACTTTTGCCATGCAGATCTTTGCCCTCTGGCCCAtgctgcagaagaaactgaaagccCAGACACCCCGATGCTACGTGGGGGTGACGGTCCTTTTCGCGCTGGCGGCACTGGCAGGGCTGGCCACCGTCTCCACCGTGGGCGCCGTGCTTTTCGCCTCGCTGCTGCTTGCcatctcctgcctctgcccttaCTGCCTCATCCGCCTTCAGCTGCTCAAAGACAACATCCACGGGCCGTGGGATGAGGCTGAAATCAAGGAGGACCTCTCCAGGTTCCTCATGTAG